The Amycolatopsis japonica nucleotide sequence GAGTGCCTTGAAGTCTTCTTCGAGGCGAATGGCGCGGACGCCGTCGCCGTCCACCCAGCCGCGATATACCTCTACGGACTCGAAGTTCGCGACGAGCCCGCCCAGCGTCTCGTTGCTGCTGCCGGTGAAACCAACCAGATCGCCGACGGCGTCTCGGAAGATGCCAAGCTTTTCGTGATAGATGCCGACTCGGCCTTCTTGTTCAACGAACGCTAACTTGATGTCGAGCCGTCCTTCGGCGATGAGGCGGCCAACACGGCCAAGCCCGTCGAGCACCGAATCGCGTTCTTCGGCCTCGAGCTCACGTTCTGTCGCGCGTTCGATGACGGCGCGGATGTCGTAGCCGCGCTCGATGTCGAGGACATCGTCCTCGGTGAGGTGTGGTGAGGCGATTAGGCGCATGGTGCCACCCCGGTCTGCAAATGTCTCGATGCCCCTGGCGAACAGGGCGATGCTGGTCGAGGTGAAATACCCGACCGCGCGGCTGTAGCTGGTCGCGACCGAGAATGCTGGCAGGTAGAAGCCCTGGACAACATCCTGGCGGTCGCTGCGGTAGCGCCCCTCGAGAGACAGGCCGCGAAGCCCGTTGGGTCGTGGCTTCATAGAAGGTCCAGGATGTCGTCGACGTTAGTGGTCTGAAGTGAGTGTTCCGTCGGCTCGCCGGTCTCCAAATAGTGCCGAACGCTGGTGAGGAGGTCTGCGACGTCGGTATCGCCGCGGTCCCGGTAGCCGCCAATGATGCTAACCACGGGAGTGTCGATGGGCAGATTGATCGCAGCCGCGAGCGTCTGTCGCGCGGTCTCGGCATCCAGGTCGCTCTGCGCGCCGATCAATGTGAGCGCATCTGGCAGCGGCTTACCGCTCAGCTCTGCCACCAGCTCCAACGCGAACGTGTTGTCGTCCTTGATCACCAGAAAGACGTCTGCTCCGGCGGACACGTCGTCCTCGAGCAGGAAGCGGCGGATCGTCCCGAAAGCTGGCTGGGTGCCGGTCCAAGTGATCGCCTGTGGGCCAAGCGAGGACTCAAGCTGACGTTTGTCGCCGTGCTTGAGGTCCAAAATGCTTGCGACGGCCATAGGGGCGACAGACCCGCTGCCTCGGAGATGATCATGAGTGATCCGTACCCGATAAGCCCAGCCCTGGTCCTGCCGGAACATCCGGCTCGTGCGCTCCGGGGTCTTCCTGATCTCGCGCGCCCCACTGGCCGTCCGGACCACGCCATCGCGGACCTCAAAAGGCGCGGTGCTGGCGTAGGCGACGACACTGCTCGCAGCCACGCTGTACCGGCCGGTGATCTGCTCGATCAAGGTATCCAGTTTGATCTTGCCTCCGGCCATCGCCAGTTTCTCACGGATTATCGAACGCACGCCTGTGTAGGCTTCCAGCCCCCACTCGCTGAGCGCCCAGCGGTCCCGGTCCACTCGCTCGAACCGGTCGTCGATCGACATGGCGTTCTTGAGCGAGCCCACGCTGCGCTCAAATATGAACCGCTCAACAAGGTCGTTGGCACTCATTGGCGACCCGGTGATGGACAAGATTCCCGCAGCGTAGTCGCCGACCGACTGGGTTCGAGTAAGCACGTAGCTACCATCGACGACATAACCGCAGGTCGACAGCCATTTTCTGGTGAGATCTTCACACAGCTCGGGCGTGCTCGTCTCGACCAGGACCAGGTCGTCTAATTGTACGACGCCATGCTCGTTGGCGTGCTCGCGCAGGTGGGTCCGCGTCCAGTCTTGCGCCGCACTCAAGGTCGGCACCACGCACCATCCGTCCTCGATCTCGTAGGCGTCATCGAGGCGGTCGATTACCCGCCATACCGGCTGGCCGACTGACTCGACGGTACGTGCGAGCGCAGGCAGGTGCACTAGCAGGTCAGATAGCGGGCGGACGTGCCCGATCGTGCTTCGGGCGGCGGTCGCCACCATGTCGAGAGCGTTCGTGGCGAGTGCGTCCAACATCGCGGCACGCGCCTTGCCTTCGAGCTGCCGAACACGCTCGCGTGATACGCCAAACTGCTGGCCAAGCTGGTCCAAAGTCACTGGTTCGTCGGCGAAGAGGCGCTGCTCCAGAACTTGAACTGCACGCGGATCAAGGGCGCGGAAGGCGGTGTCGAGCAGACTAGCGGCATCCTGGTTGAGCGCGTTCTCGTCGAGCATCTCGTTCGCGGAGAACTCCGCTAGTCGCTGCCGGGCCTTGATGATCTCGTCAGGCGTGCCGATCGGCAGATGGGTCTGAAGGAGTGGTTCTGCGGGTAGTCCGATAGCGGTCTGCCAAATCGCTATTCTGGACAGATCGTCGACAAGCGCGACGAGCCAGCCAGGCAGCTCCTCTGCCGGATTTGCTCCCCGGTAGTCCGAGTCTGGCGGGGGCGCTGGACCGATATCGGGTGTCGGTCGGGACGTTGACACGTCGGCGAGTGCCCGGAGGATGGCATCGATGCCACCGATTCCCACGTTCCTCAAGTCGAGTATGTCCTCGATAGTCAGGTTGGCGAGCTCATCTGTCGTGGTGTAGCCGGCACCCCGTAGGAGGGCGTTTCGTGGCCGCGGTGGCAGCCCAAGAGCGGCGACGGACAGTTGAGGCGGTAGCCCGGGGAAGATCTGGCCTATCGTCCACCGGGTCAGCCGGTTCATGGCCAACTCGGAGACCTCAGCAAGCCGTTTTCTACGCTCGTCGGGGGTCTCGTCGAAGATCGCCGCGTCCCACCAAGGGGTGTCCGCGCGGCCAGACGACGCGCCACGAAGCCATGGGAACGCGTCGAGCCAGGTCAGCGGACGCAGGTCGTCGAGTACGGGCTGGTCAACCATGCAGAAGGTTCTCCTCACCGGGCGCCGCGGCAGCTAGGCGACGCCTCTCGACAGTCCCCGTCAGTAATCGCGGATAAGGTGCTCCCCGTTTCTTACGAGCACTACTTCGTCACCAACGCTCAAAGGACTCCTGCCCGTAGTCCTAGACGATGCCGTAACGGTGTTTTCACCGAGTAAGCGAACGGGTGTAACCGGTGGTCGGTCGAACGCATCCATCACGACAAGTCTGCCAGAGGCCCACATGGCTCGGGCGCAAAGCCCGTGATCTCGTAGGCCGCGCGGGACCTCAGGTGTCGCGAGTACGGCGCGGCGGTGTAGGAGGTCGAAGTTAGCGTGGCAGTACATTTGCCTCTTGATGGCTTTGATGCGGCCGACCGCACCCTCGACTGCGCCACTGCTCCAGTTGGGGGTCAGTCCGTTTCGGACCGCGTCATAGTCCTTGAACAGACTGCGGAATGTTGCTCGCTTGCACGCCGGCGACCAGAGGGCGAGGCGCTGGCCACAGCGTTCACTCAGCATTTCGGCGAGCTCACGACCAGCCGGTCGACCATCTTCACCTTCTGTTTGCATTAAATGGCATACGCCGATCGTGGCGGCTCGCCGCAGCCGCTTGCCAGCGGCCCGATCGCTCATCGCCATGGCACCACATGTTCACACCTATCGAAAGCAGTCATCGTGCTCACGCACTGCTACAAACCCCGTGCGGCGCGAGGGCATTGAGGAGCTGAATGGACCCTGTCTACCCGTCGCCTTCGTGCGCTAATAGCGCACGGCTGCCATGTGCACCCTGCGATGTTCGCAGTAGTACAGTCAAGTTTGGAGTGGAATGCAAACATGCTGGTAGGGATCTGTGGTTCTGTAAATAATTTAGCGGCTGGTGCTCGCACCTTGCAGGTGTCTTTCAGTGCTGGTCGCCGGACGTCAATGTCGCTAGGTTTGGTGCCCCCGGCAGGATTCGAACCTGCGACACCCGCTTTAGGAGAGCGGTGCTCTATCCCCTGAGCTACGAGGGCATGTACTGCCAGGCGCAGCCTACCGGGTGACGCGAGCCGCCCGAGCGCGAGGTCGCAAGTCACACCCGGGCGGACCAAGCGGCCGGCCCCGAATGCCCCGAACGGCGGTTGCGCGCCAGGTGCCCCAAGATCGGAGGCCGGACAGCGACACTGGCCGTCCAGTGACACTCGACCTGCGGATCCGCCCAGGAGCAGCGACACTCGATCCAGGCAAAACAGGGTCTGAATCGAGCGCTAGATCGACACAGATGACCCGCGCGGGTCACTCGTACGTGTCTGGTTTCGAAACCCTGAACAACAGTAGGTAATCTTCGTTAACGGGACGCGAGACGCCGCTCCCCCGGCTGCCGGAGGGCTTCGTTGATCAAGCTCATGTTCGCCGACGACGAGGAACTGGTCCGTTCGGGCCTGCGTGCCATGATGTCGGGCGCTGCCGATATCGAGATCGTGGGCGAGGCGAGCGACGGGAGATCAGCGGTCGAGGTCGCCCGGAGGTACCACCCCGACGTCGCGCTGCTCGACATCAAGATGCGGGCGCCTGACGACGGCATTCGCGCGCTGAGGGCGATTTTGGCCTTGCCGGATCCGCCGACCGTGGCCATGTTGACCACGTTCGACATCGACGACTACGTCAGTCTCGCGCTCAGGCTCGGGGCGAACGGCTTCCTTCTGAAGGACATCGACCCGGCGGCGCTGCTCAGGGCCGTCCGCGACCTCGCGAGGGGTGGCGCGGTGCTCGACCCTGGAGTCGCGGCGCGCATGGTGCAGTCGCATCGGGACGAGCAGCGGGCCGCGCAGCCGGCGCGCAAGCTGCTCGCGTCGTTGTCCGAGCGGGAGCGTGAGGTCGTCGGGCTGATCGGGCAGGGGCTGTCCAACGCCGAGATCGGCGGCCGCCTGCATCTGTCCGAGGCCACGGTCAAGGGCTACGTCTCGGCCGTCCTGTCCAAGATCGGCGCGGCGAACCGGGTGCAGGCCGCGCTGCTGGCCTACCGCGGTGGCCTGCTCGACCAGTAATGATCCTCACCGCCCTCGAGTTCCTCGGCTTGATCGCGTTCGCCGCTTCGGGGGCGCTCGCGGCGGTGCGGTCCAGGTTGGACGTCTTCGGAGTCGTGGTCGTCGGGTTGACGACCGCGCTCGGCGGCGGGGTCATCCGTGACGTCCTGCTCGGGATCACGCCGCCCACCACGCTGCGGACCTGGCCTTATCTCGCGGTCTGCGGCGGGACGGCGCTGATCGTGTTCGTCTTCCATCCGCAGATCGCGAAGCTGCGGCGTGCCGTACTCCTCGCCGACGCGCTCGGGCTCGGTGTGTTCGCGACGGCGGGGACCACCATCGCGTTGAACGCGGGCGCCACCCCCTACGCGGCGTGCCTGATCGGCATGACGACGGGTATCGGCGGCGGTGCGGTGCGTGATCTCCTGTTGCGGGAAATCCCGCTCGTGCTGCGGAAGGAGATCTACGCGGTCGCGGCGCTCGCGGGGGCCGTGCTCGTCGTGATCGGTCACGCTCTGCGACTGCCGCCGGGGCCGGTGACGGTGGTAGCAGCCGCCGCCGTCGTGGGGGTCCGGATGCTCGCTTTGTGGCGGAGATGGAACGCACCTGTTGCAAAAGGGCCCGAGACCGGCTGAAACGTCTTCTGGACTGCCGGATTTCCTTTGTTGGTTCTGTGTGTGTTCTTAGGCGAGTCTCAGCACTCTGCGTAAGACTGTCGCCATGCGCATCCTCGTAGTGGACGACGACAGGGCCGTCCGTGAATCACTCAGGCGATCCCTTGAGTTCAACGGGTACCAGGTGGAACTGGCCGGGGACGGCGCGCAGGCCCTGGAAGCGATCATCGCCAACAGACCGGACGCGATGGTCCTCGACGTGATGATGCCGCGGCTCGACGGCCTGGAGGTCGCCCGGAGGCTGCGAAGCACCGGTGACGACCTGCCGATTCTCGTGCTGACCGCGCGGGACACCGTTTCCGACCGCGTGTCCGGCCTCGACGCCGGGGCCGACGACTACCTGCCGAAGCCCTTCGCGCTCGAAGAGCTGCTTGCGCGCCTTCGCGCGCTTCTGCGCCGGGCGATCCCGGATCCGCAGGCAGGCCAGAACGCCGAGGTCCTCTCGTTCGCGGACCTCACCTTGGACCCGGGGACGCGCGAGGTGCGCCGCGCCGGGCGGGAGATCAGTCTCACCAGGACCGAATTCGCCCTGCTGGAGCTGTTCCTCTCCTACCCGAAGCACGTGCTGACCCGCAGCCGGATCCTGGAGGAAGTATGGGGATACGACTTCCCGACGTCGGGCAACGCGCTGGAGGTCTACGTCGGCTATTTGCGCCGAAAGACCGAGGCTGGGAACGAACCGAGGCTGATCCACACGGTGCGGGGAGTGGGCTACGTGCTGAGGGAAACCCCGCCGTGACCGAGCCGGTCCCGGTCGTCGACGTGTCCGAAAAGGATCCGCGCGGCGACCGCTGGGGCACGCGGCGCTTCTCGCTCCGCGGCCGGGTGACACTGCTCGCGGCCGCGTCGGTGGCGGGCGCGGTGGCGCTGGTGTCGCTCGGCGCGTATCTCGTCGTGGCCGACAACCTCTACCAGCAGGTGGACGACAACCTGCTCGCCCGCGCGCAGGCCGCGGTCGATTCGCCGCAGGTGCAGACCGAACTGCAGCAGGTGCCCGGCGCCTTCCTGGCCAGCGCGGACCTGCAGATCGGCCAGCTGACGGTGGGGCAGAAGATCCGGCTGACCTATCCGCAGTCCGGCAGCCGCCCGCCGTACGGCGACGACGAGATCGCCGTCGCCTCCGGGGACAAGGCGTTCTCCCTGCGCACCGACCCGAAGACCGACAGCCGGGTCGTCGCCCTCCCGCAGGGCGCCGGTCAGGCGATGGTGCTCGCCCAGTCGCTCGGCCCGACCAAGCGCACCCTGAACGAGCTTTCCGTGGTCCTGTTCCTGATCGGCGGCGCCGGGATCCTGGTCGCCGCGGCCGCGGGAACGGCCGTCGCGAGAGCGGGGCTGAGGCCGGTCGACCGGCTCACGTCGGCGGCGGAACGCGTCGCCACCACGGGTGATCTGCGGCCGATCCCGGTCAGCGGCGACGACGAACTCGCCCGCCTCACCCAGAGTTTCAACACGATGCTGGGCACGGTCGCCGAATCGCAGGAACGCCAACGGCAACTCGTCGCGGACGCCGGCCACGAGCTGCGCACGCCGCTGACGTCGTTGCGCACGAACCTGGAGCTGCTCCTTTCCGCGAGCAGGCCGGGCGCGCGGACGCTGTCCGACGAGGACCGCAGCGACATCGAGGCCGACATCCGCGGCCAGCTCGACGAGCTGACCCAGCTGATCGGCGACCTCGTCGAACTCGCACGCCAGGACGAGCCGCGGATCGAGCACGAGCGGGTCGAGATGGTCGACGTCGTCGAGCGCGCGCTGGACCGGGCACGCCGCCGCGCGGGCGAGATCGAGTTCGACGTCTCGCTCCAGCCGTGGGTGCTGACCGGCGACACCAGCGCGCTGGAACGCGCGGTGCTGAACCTGCTGGACAACGCGGTGAAGTTCTCGCCGGAGGGCTCGACGGTCGGGGTCCGGCTGTACCCGGTCGGCGACGGCACGGCGGTACTCGAAGTCGAGGACTCCGGGCCGGGGATCGCCGACGAGGATCTGCCGAAGGTGTTCGACCGCTTCTACCGCTCGTCGGAGGCGCGGACGCTGCCCGGTTCCGGGCTCGGCCTCGCGATCGTCCAGCACGCGGCGCAGCGGCACGGCGGCGACGTCTACGCGGGCCGCGCGGCCACCGGCGGCGCGCTGATGACCTTGCGGCTCCCGGGAGCCCCGGCCTGATGGGTGACTACGACAAGGGCCTCGAACTGCTCCGGCTTCTCGGCGGCGTCGAGAACCCCGCGGTACTGGAGCTGTTCGACGCCGTCGGGGCGACGGACTACGGCAGGGAGGCGGTCGCCTTCGTCTACGGCGGCGTCTACCAGCGGCCGGGGCTTTCGCCGGCACAGCGGCAAGTGATCACCGTCGCGGCGCTGGAGACCTTGGGATACGCGGAGGCGCAGCTTCGGTTCCACCGCGACGCCGTGGCGAACGTCGGCGGTGACCTGGCGCAGGACGACGAAACGATCAGGCGGCTCAAACGGATCGCGGTGTACACGGCGAAGGGCGGCGTGGCGCCGGAACTGGCCGACGTCCTCCAGGAAGCGAAGGACGCGGAGGAGCTCCGGGAGGCCGTCGAGACGATCCTCCATCTCGCCGTCTACGTGGGCTTCCCCGCCGCGCTCAACGCGCTCGCCATTACGCTGACGGGTGATGAGCACCGAGAACGAGCCTGAGCTGCCGCCCCGCCGTCTGCTGTGGACACTGCTGGTGGCCGCGGTGCTGCTGGCCGCGGACCAGCTGACCAAATGGTGGGCCGTCGACGCCCTCACCGACCACGCGCCGATCCCGGTGATCGGCGACTTCATCCGGTTCCGGCTGCTCTACAACCCGGGCGCGGCGTTCTCGCTGGGCGCGAACTCCACCTGGATCTTCGCGATCCTGGCCGCGGCCGCGGTGGTCGCGCTGCTGTGGATCTCCCGCAAGGTCCGTTCGACGGGCTGGGCGATCTCGCTCGGGCTGCTGCTCGGCGGCGCGACGACCCATCTGGGAGACCGCCTGTTCCGCGAGCCCGGCTTCGCGCGCGGTCACGTCGTCGACTTCATCGACTACAACGGCTGGTTCGTCGGGAACGTCGCGGATATCGCGCTGTTCTTCGGCGCGGTCTCGCTTTTCGTGCTGAGCTTCCGCGGCGTCCCGATCGAAGGCGTCAAGGAGACGGCGGAGGAGTAACGAGGCAGAACTCGTTCCCTTCAGGATCCGCGAGCACGACCAGTCCGTCTTCGGGGTGCGCGAGTACGCGCGCGCCCAACGCGACGAGTCGTTCGATGTCGTCTCCGGTCAGGTCCAGATGCACGCGGTTCTTGACGACCTTCGATTCCGGCACCAGGTTGAAGAAGAGCCGCGGTCCCGATGCCGCTTCGACCAGGACCGAAGGATCCTCTTCGGGACCGGAAAACCCCAGCGACCGAAGGCGATCAAGCTCCTCTTCGGCATAGGGTGCGACTTCGTAGCCGTCGAGCGCGGCCGCCCAGAAGCGGGCGAGCGAAGCGGGATGCCGGCAGTCGAAGACGACGTCGCGAAGCCTGGCCATGGCCTCATGGTGGCAGGCGGCTCGGCTCGTCGCGCCATGTTTGATCGTGTAGGATTTTGTGTAATTGATCCAGTGTAGCTATCGGAGGCGTCTTGCTCGCGCGGCAACGACAGGCGGTGATCCTCGAGGAGGCGCGCCGGACCGGGGCGGTCCGGGTCAGCGATCTCGTCGTGAGGCTCGGCGTTTCCGATATGACGGTGCGCCGCGACCTCGACGTGCTCGCGAGCCGGGGCCTGGTCGAAAAGGTCTACGGCGGCGCCACCTCCATCGTCGGCAAGAGCACCGACGAACCCGGTTTCGAGGCCAAGTCCGTGCGCCAGCGCGCGCAGAAGGAGGCCATCGCCGCGCTCGCCGCCGGGCTGGTCCGGCCGGGCACCGCGATCGGCATCTCCGCCGGCACCACCACTTGGACGCTGGCCAGGGCACTCGACGAGGTCCCCGGCCTGACGATCGTCACGAACTCCATCCAGGTCGCCGACGTGCTGCGCGGCGCGAACCAGCCGGATCGCACGGTCGTCCTCACCGGCGGCGTCCGCACCCCGTCGGACGCGCTGGTCGGGCCGGTCGCCGTGCAGAGCCTGCGGTCGCTGCACCTGGACGTCGTCTTCCTCGGCGTGCACGGGATGGCAGACGGCCCCGGGTTCACCACGCCGAACCTCACCGAGTCCGAGACCGACCGCGCGCTGGTCGAGGCGGGCCGCAAGCTGGTCGTGCTGGCCGACCACACCAAATGGGGCATCGTCGGGATCTCCACCATCGCCGGGCTCGAAGAGGCCGACGTCGTCGTCTCGGACGACGGTTTGTCCGACAACGCAAGGGAAACGCTCATCGAGCAGGCGGGTGAGCTGATGATCGCCGAAACGGCGGAGACGGCTGAGGCTGAAGAAGCGTGAAGCGCACGGTTAGGCACCTGGCCGACGGCCGGGAGATCATCTATTTCGACGCACCGGGCGCGCCCGAACGCACCGCCGAGGACACGCGTGACCTGCCCCAGGTCGCAGCCGCGTCGGAGATCCGGCGTGACCCGCTGACCGGCGAATGGGTCGCGATGGCCGCGCACCGGCAGACACGCACCTACAAGCCGCCCGCCGACCTGTGCCCGTTGTGCCCCACCAAACCCGGGAAACCCAGTGAGATCCCGGAGCCGGACTACGACGTCGCGGTGTTCGAGAACCGGTTCCCTTCCTTCGCCCGCAACGTCCTCGGTGATTCGTCCACAGTGGATGGAGCGGGGCTGGTGCCGGTCGCGCCGGGTGTCGGCCGTTGCGAGGTCGTCTGCTTCACCAGCGACCACGACGGTTCTTTCGCCGGGCTGACGGCGAAACAGGTCCGCGCGGTCGTCGACGCCTGGGCCGACCGCACCGCCGAACTGTCCGCGATGGACGGTGTCGAGCAGGTCTTCCCGTTCGAGAACCGCGGCGAAGAGATCGGCGTGACCCTGCACCATCCGCACGGTCAGATCTACGGTTACCCGTTCGTCACGCCGAAGACCGAGCGCCTGCTGGAGGTCGCCCGCGCCTACGAGGCGGAGCACGGCCGTCCGGTGATGGGAGACGTCCTGGCCGCCGAGCGGGCGTCCGGGGAACGGGTCGTGGTCGCGGGTGAGCACTGGACGGCGTTCGTGCCGCCCGCCGCGCGCTGGCCCGTGCAGGTCCAGATCGTGCCGCATCGCCAGGTGCCCGACATCCCCGCGCTTTCCGACGCCGAGCGTGACGACTTCGCCGACGTCTACCTCGAAGTTCTCCGCCGCTGCGACGGGCTTTACGACCGGCCGCTGCCCTACATCGCGGCCTGGAACCAGGCGCCCGCCAAACGCGACCGCGAACTCGGCTGGCTGTACCTGGAGGTCTTCTCGGTCCTGCGGTCCAAGGACAAGCTGAAGTACCTGGCGGGTTCGGAGTCCGGGATGGCCGTGTGGATCAACGACGCCACGCCCGAGCAGATCGCGGACAGGCTGCGCGCCACCCGCTGACAGGGCCATACTCATGTGCGATGCACAGCTTTGGCTCAGGAACTTCTCAGGACCATCCCGCAAGGTGAAGACATGACCGAGAACGACGCCGAGAAGGCGCGGCCCGCCGGCGATCGGCCGGACGCGGAGCAGAGCGCGAACTGGGCGGCTCAGCCCGCGCCGCAGCAGCCCGACGCGACCGGCCTCGGCGGCCATGCCACTCCGCACACCGGAGCGCAGCAGGCCTACCCCGCGGAGCAGCAGTACAACCCGTGGTCGCCTCAAGCCCAGGCCCAGCAGACTCAGACCCAGGAACACCAGGCCCAGGGCCAGTACACCCAGGGTCACCAGATCCCCGGCCAGCAGACGCCGTTCACCCAGCCGGGTCCGTCGGTCTACGCGGTCCCGCAGCAGCGCCAGGCGCAGAAGTCCACCTCGGGCAAGCTGCTCGCCGGTGTCGCGGCGATCGCGCTCGTCGTCGGCGGGGTCGCGGGCGGCACGGTCGGCTACCTGACCGGTGACGGGTCCGGCGGTTCCGCGGTGAACGCGCTCGACGCGCCGAAGCCCGCCCAGCAGACGGGCAACCTGCCCGCCGGTTCGGTCGAGTCCGTGGCGCAGAAGCTGTCGCCGAGCGTGGTCGAGCTGCAGGTCTCCGGCCGCTCGGGGGCGGGCGAGGGCTCCGGCTTCGTGCTCAGCACCGACGGTTACGTGCTGACCAACAACCACGTCGTCGAGGTCGCCGCCGGTGGCGGGCAGATCCAGGCGGTGTTCCAGGACGGTAAGAAGGGCACGGCGACCGTCGTCGGCCGCGACCCCACGACGGATATCGCCGTGGTGAAGGTCAGCGGCGTCAGCGGCCTGACCCCGGTGGAGCTCGGCCGGTCCGACGATCTGCGGGTCGGGCAGCCGGTGGTCGCGATCGGTTCGCCGTTCGAGCTGACGGGCACGGTCACGTCGGGCATCGTCAGCGCGCTGAACCGGCCGGTGAGCGCCGGTGGCAACGGCGACCAGACCACGGTCATGTCGGCGGTGCAGACCGACGCGGCGATCAACCCCGGCAACTCGGGCGGCCCGCTCGCGAACATGGCGGGCCAGGTCATCGGCATCAACTCGGCGATCTACAGCCCGAAGTCCGCGCAGGGCCAGGGCGGCGAGAGCGGCGGCAACGTCGGCATCGGTTTCGCGATCCCGATCGACCAGGCGCGCCGCACGGCCGACGACATCATCAACACCGGCCAGGCCACGCAGACCTTCATCGGCGCGCGAGTGCAGACGGCGCCGACCGGTGGCGCGCAGCTCGGTGAGATCACGCCGGGCAGCCCGGCGGAGAAGGCGGGCCTCAAATCCGGCGACGTCGTGACGAAGCTGGACGACCGGTCGATCCCCAACGCCGACGCGCTCGTCGCCGAGATCCGCACCAGGGCGCCGAACGACAAGGTGAAGTTCACCCTCAGCGGTGACAAGGTCATCGAGGTGACCCTCGGCGGCCAGCCCGTCACGCCGAACTGAAGACGCTCGGCCGCAGTGCGCGGCCGAGACCAACTCCGGCTCGAACCCCCAGCGGGCCGGACCTCGGAGGCCACGTGCGACCGGCTGCCAATCCCGGTCGCGCGTGGCCCCTTTTATTGAGGGGTAGGGCAAACATGTCGTGTCGGGTGACGTGTCCGTGAAGGCCTCCTTCCCTACGCTCAAGGTAGTGAAGGAGCCCTTCACACCTTCCCCAAGTACGTGAAGGACCCCTTCCTTGCGCTAGACGCAAGGAAGGGGTCCTTCACGTACTTCAGGCAGGCAAGGGTGACGGCAGGGTTCCGACACAGAGGCGTGACCACGCCACATTTGCCCTACCCCTCAATAACGCGCCTTCCGCCTGAAGAACACGGTCACGAGCACGCCGAGCCAGACGACCGCCAGGGTGACGAGCAGGCCCGTGACGGTGTCGGCGTCGTGCAGGCCCGGATTCCGAGCGCCGCCGAAAGGCCGCCACAGCAACGGGAACGCGAGCAGCGTCAGGACACCGGTGAGCACCGCGCCCGTCTTCACCGGTGTCTTCCATCGGTCCGGGAGGAACCTGCTCAGCGCGAAGCCCACGGCGCCGACGAGCGGCGCGATCAGCAGATCGTGGACCAGAGGACCGCCGGCGAGCCAGCCGAGCGTCCCGAAGACGTCCGGGCGCAGCGGGAACGCGTACTCGGAGAACAGCACCGCGCCCCACGCGAGCGCGGCGAGACCGGGCAGGAACAGCAGCAACCGCAACGTCTTCACAGCGTCTCCAAGCGGGTGACCCATTTCGTCTGCAGGACGCCGGGCCGGTTCGGGGCGATGATCCGGCACGGGAAGCCGTGGTCGGCGTCGAGCACCTCGCCGTTGAGTTCCAGCGCCAGCAGGGTGAGTTCGTCAGCGGTGTGCTCGCC carries:
- a CDS encoding carboxymuconolactone decarboxylase family protein, whose amino-acid sequence is MGDYDKGLELLRLLGGVENPAVLELFDAVGATDYGREAVAFVYGGVYQRPGLSPAQRQVITVAALETLGYAEAQLRFHRDAVANVGGDLAQDDETIRRLKRIAVYTAKGGVAPELADVLQEAKDAEELREAVETILHLAVYVGFPAALNALAITLTGDEHRERA
- a CDS encoding HAMP domain-containing sensor histidine kinase, whose amino-acid sequence is MTEPVPVVDVSEKDPRGDRWGTRRFSLRGRVTLLAAASVAGAVALVSLGAYLVVADNLYQQVDDNLLARAQAAVDSPQVQTELQQVPGAFLASADLQIGQLTVGQKIRLTYPQSGSRPPYGDDEIAVASGDKAFSLRTDPKTDSRVVALPQGAGQAMVLAQSLGPTKRTLNELSVVLFLIGGAGILVAAAAGTAVARAGLRPVDRLTSAAERVATTGDLRPIPVSGDDELARLTQSFNTMLGTVAESQERQRQLVADAGHELRTPLTSLRTNLELLLSASRPGARTLSDEDRSDIEADIRGQLDELTQLIGDLVELARQDEPRIEHERVEMVDVVERALDRARRRAGEIEFDVSLQPWVLTGDTSALERAVLNLLDNAVKFSPEGSTVGVRLYPVGDGTAVLEVEDSGPGIADEDLPKVFDRFYRSSEARTLPGSGLGLAIVQHAAQRHGGDVYAGRAATGGALMTLRLPGAPA
- the lspA gene encoding signal peptidase II is translated as MSTENEPELPPRRLLWTLLVAAVLLAADQLTKWWAVDALTDHAPIPVIGDFIRFRLLYNPGAAFSLGANSTWIFAILAAAAVVALLWISRKVRSTGWAISLGLLLGGATTHLGDRLFREPGFARGHVVDFIDYNGWFVGNVADIALFFGAVSLFVLSFRGVPIEGVKETAEE
- a CDS encoding trimeric intracellular cation channel family protein; protein product: MILTALEFLGLIAFAASGALAAVRSRLDVFGVVVVGLTTALGGGVIRDVLLGITPPTTLRTWPYLAVCGGTALIVFVFHPQIAKLRRAVLLADALGLGVFATAGTTIALNAGATPYAACLIGMTTGIGGGAVRDLLLREIPLVLRKEIYAVAALAGAVLVVIGHALRLPPGPVTVVAAAAVVGVRMLALWRRWNAPVAKGPETG
- a CDS encoding response regulator transcription factor, which encodes MRILVVDDDRAVRESLRRSLEFNGYQVELAGDGAQALEAIIANRPDAMVLDVMMPRLDGLEVARRLRSTGDDLPILVLTARDTVSDRVSGLDAGADDYLPKPFALEELLARLRALLRRAIPDPQAGQNAEVLSFADLTLDPGTREVRRAGREISLTRTEFALLELFLSYPKHVLTRSRILEEVWGYDFPTSGNALEVYVGYLRRKTEAGNEPRLIHTVRGVGYVLRETPP
- a CDS encoding sigma factor-like helix-turn-helix DNA-binding protein; this encodes MVDQPVLDDLRPLTWLDAFPWLRGASSGRADTPWWDAAIFDETPDERRKRLAEVSELAMNRLTRWTIGQIFPGLPPQLSVAALGLPPRPRNALLRGAGYTTTDELANLTIEDILDLRNVGIGGIDAILRALADVSTSRPTPDIGPAPPPDSDYRGANPAEELPGWLVALVDDLSRIAIWQTAIGLPAEPLLQTHLPIGTPDEIIKARQRLAEFSANEMLDENALNQDAASLLDTAFRALDPRAVQVLEQRLFADEPVTLDQLGQQFGVSRERVRQLEGKARAAMLDALATNALDMVATAARSTIGHVRPLSDLLVHLPALARTVESVGQPVWRVIDRLDDAYEIEDGWCVVPTLSAAQDWTRTHLREHANEHGVVQLDDLVLVETSTPELCEDLTRKWLSTCGYVVDGSYVLTRTQSVGDYAAGILSITGSPMSANDLVERFIFERSVGSLKNAMSIDDRFERVDRDRWALSEWGLEAYTGVRSIIREKLAMAGGKIKLDTLIEQITGRYSVAASSVVAYASTAPFEVRDGVVRTASGAREIRKTPERTSRMFRQDQGWAYRVRITHDHLRGSGSVAPMAVASILDLKHGDKRQLESSLGPQAITWTGTQPAFGTIRRFLLEDDVSAGADVFLVIKDDNTFALELVAELSGKPLPDALTLIGAQSDLDAETARQTLAAAINLPIDTPVVSIIGGYRDRGDTDVADLLTSVRHYLETGEPTEHSLQTTNVDDILDLL
- a CDS encoding response regulator, which encodes MIKLMFADDEELVRSGLRAMMSGAADIEIVGEASDGRSAVEVARRYHPDVALLDIKMRAPDDGIRALRAILALPDPPTVAMLTTFDIDDYVSLALRLGANGFLLKDIDPAALLRAVRDLARGGAVLDPGVAARMVQSHRDEQRAAQPARKLLASLSEREREVVGLIGQGLSNAEIGGRLHLSEATVKGYVSAVLSKIGAANRVQAALLAYRGGLLDQ